In the genome of Lacerta agilis isolate rLacAgi1 chromosome 2, rLacAgi1.pri, whole genome shotgun sequence, one region contains:
- the CLINT1 gene encoding LOW QUALITY PROTEIN: clathrin interactor 1 (The sequence of the model RefSeq protein was modified relative to this genomic sequence to represent the inferred CDS: inserted 2 bases in 2 codons; deleted 1 base in 1 codon; substituted 2 bases at 2 genomic stop codons), with the protein MLNMWKVRELVDKATNVVMNYSEIESKVREATNDDPWGPSGQLMGEIAKATFMYEQFPELMNMLWTRMLKDNKKNWRRVYKSLLLLSYLIRNGSERVVTSAREHIYDLRSLENYHFVDENGKDQGINIRQKVKEMVEFAQDDDRLREERKKAKKNKDKYIGVSSDSVGGFRYNERYDTEPKSKWDEEWDKNKGGFPFSDKLGELSDKIGSTIDDTISKFRRKDREDSPERCSDSDEEKKSRKGKSPKGEFKDEEETVTTKHIHITQATETTTTRHKRTANPSKTIDLGAAAHYTGDKGSPDQNAYIQQSTAKVPGSKSSGDLVDLLFDGADQSVPTGGATDPFGGFADFSSAAAASASAGCPPSQGTTASGNGEFGDWSAFNKXSPSPAASAGELFGGSAQPAVELFGGSAQQSLGQPPAASNPSDLFDLMGTSQATMTSSQSMNLSRMGSSTVSINLPMSRSQPLQRCXPNDTEAXNPLYNMGHRDGPQKCRSKPCHPHWSDPSVNISLDNLVPVCSLPKPQQPSLNTMIQQQVNMQQPMNVMSQNFATMSLNSPPSMMPARPPANPLXGGPVPVGMGMPTVMTGTIGMASMGGTPMMNQGMMGMNVNMAVPTSGMGLSGMGITNIAVASSMTPGTVQPKQDAFANFANFSK; encoded by the exons CACCAATGTGGTCATGAATTATTCAGAAATCGAGTCTAAGGTTCGAGAAGCAACCAACGATGATCCGTGGGGACCTTCAGGGCAACTCATGGGAGAGATTGCCAA GGCTACCTTTATGTATGAACAGTTTCCAGAACTTATGAACATGCTTTGGACACGAATGCTGAAAGACAACAAAAAGAACTGGCGGAGAGTTTATAAA TCTCTGCTGCTCCTATCTTACCTCATAAGGAATGGATCAGAGCGTGTTGTTACAAGTGCCAGAGAACACATTTATGATTTGCGATCCCTGGAAAATTACCACTTTGTAG ATGAGAATGGCAAAGACCAAGGTATAAATATACGTCAGAAGGTGAAAGAAATGGTAGAATTTGCCCAGGACGATGATAGACTTCGTGAAGAGAGgaaaaaggcaaagaaaaacaaagataAATACATTGGGGTTTCTTCAGACAGTGTTGGAGGATTCAGATACA ATGAAAGATACGATACTGAGCCGAAGTCCAAGTGGGATGAAGAATGGGATAAAAACAAAGGCGGATTTCCATTCAGTGATAAGTTAGGTGAGCTAAGTGATAAAATTGGGAGCACAATTGATGACACCATCAGCAAGTTCCGGAGGAAAGACAGAGAGGATTCTCCAGAAAGATGCAG TGATAGCGATGAGGAAAAGAAATCTAGAAAAGGTAAATCACCTAAAGGAGAATTCAAAGATGAGGAGGAGACAGTTACCACAAAACACATCCATATTACACAAGCCACagagaccaccaccaccagacaCAAGCGCACAGCAAATCCTTCCAAAACCATTGACCTGGGAGCAGCTGCACATTACACAGGGGACAAAGGAAGTCCAGACCAGAATGCTTACATTCAGCAATCTACAGCAAAG GTTCCTGGCAGCAAGTCATCCGGTGACCTGGTCGATCTTTTGTTCGATGGTGCTGATCAATCAGTCCCAACAG GTGGAGCCACTGACCCCTTCGGAGGGTTTGCGGACTTTAGCTCTGCTGCCGCTGCCTCTGCCTCCGCAGGCTGCCCCCCATCACAAG GTACAACTGCAAGTGGGAATGGAGAGTTTGGCGACTGGAGTGCCTTCAACA CCTCTCCAAGCCCTGCTGCTTCAGCTGGAGAGCTCTTTGGTGGCTCTGCTCAGCCAGCTGTTGAGCTCTTTGGTGGCTCTGCTCAGCAGAGCCTTGGCCAGCCTCCAGCTGCTTCAAATCCTTCTGACCTCTTT GATTTGATGGGTACCTCCCAAGCCACCATGACCTCTTCCCAAAGCATGAATTTATCTAGGATGGGTTCTAGCACTGTCAGCATCAATCTGCCTATGTCAAGGTCACAG CCTTTGCAACGGTGTTAACCCAATGATACAGAAGCCTGAAATCCACTTTATAATATGGGGCACAGAGATGGTCCCCAAAAATGTAGGTCAAAACCCTGCCATCCACATTGGTCAGATCCTAGTGTAAATATCAGTTTGGACAATTTAGTTCCTGTATGCAGCCTTCCCAAGCCCCAGCAACCATCACTCAACACAATGATTCAGCAACAAGTAA aTATGCAACAACCGATGAATGTGATGTCTCAGAATTTTGCAACCATGAGCCTCAACTCACCACCCAGCATGATGCCTGCTCGACCTCCTGCAAACCCAT ATGGGGGGCCTGTTCCTGTGGGAATGGGAATGCCCACTGTGATGACTGGCACGATTGGGATGGCTTCCATGGGAGGCACACCTATGATGAACCAGGGCATGATGGGAATGAATGTGAACATGGCAGTGCCAACTTCTGGAATGGGTTTGTCGGGCATGGGCATTACTAATATAGCTGTGGCATCCTCCATGACTCCCGGAACTGTGCAACCTAAGCAAGATGCCTTTGCAAATTTTGCAAATTTTAGCAAATAA